Proteins found in one Nocardia brasiliensis ATCC 700358 genomic segment:
- a CDS encoding decaprenyl-phosphate phosphoribosyltransferase, with amino-acid sequence MSEEPTGADLAEAVVKGPPKTLAGGLFKAIRPRQWVKNVLVLAAPLAAGTANEIDVLAHVGIAFVVFCMAASGIYLVNDALDVEADRAHPTKRFRPIAAGVVPVNLAYALSLVLLVGSIAGSFLASWHLAVVMAVYIGIQLAYCFGLKHQAVLDICIVSSGFLLRAVAGGAAANIDLSQWFLLVMAFGSLFMAAGKRYAELQIALATGAKIRRSLEYYTPTYLRFVWTLAATAVVVFYGLWAFQQDSLKDTNWYAISMIPFTIAILRYAVDVDGGQAGEPEEIALGDRVLQLLAIALIGAVGVAVYLT; translated from the coding sequence ATGAGTGAAGAGCCGACCGGAGCAGACCTAGCGGAAGCGGTCGTCAAGGGCCCGCCGAAGACGTTGGCCGGTGGGCTGTTCAAGGCGATCCGCCCGCGGCAGTGGGTGAAGAACGTCTTGGTGCTCGCCGCCCCGCTGGCCGCGGGCACGGCGAACGAGATCGACGTGCTCGCGCATGTCGGCATCGCGTTCGTGGTGTTCTGCATGGCGGCCTCGGGCATCTACCTGGTCAACGACGCGCTCGACGTGGAAGCCGACCGGGCGCATCCGACCAAGCGGTTCCGGCCGATCGCGGCCGGCGTGGTCCCGGTCAACCTCGCCTACGCGCTGTCGCTGGTGCTGCTGGTCGGCTCGATCGCCGGATCGTTCCTCGCCTCTTGGCATCTCGCCGTGGTGATGGCGGTCTACATCGGCATCCAGCTGGCCTACTGCTTCGGCCTCAAGCACCAGGCGGTGCTGGACATCTGCATCGTGTCCTCGGGCTTCCTGCTGCGCGCGGTCGCCGGCGGCGCGGCCGCGAATATCGATCTGTCGCAATGGTTCTTGCTGGTCATGGCGTTCGGCTCGCTGTTCATGGCGGCCGGTAAGCGCTACGCCGAACTGCAGATCGCGTTGGCCACGGGCGCCAAGATCCGCCGGTCGCTGGAGTACTACACGCCGACCTACCTGCGATTCGTCTGGACCCTCGCGGCCACCGCCGTCGTGGTGTTCTACGGTCTGTGGGCGTTCCAACAGGACAGCCTGAAAGACACCAATTGGTACGCAATCTCTATGATTCCGTTTACCATCGCAATTCTGCGTTACGCGGTCGACGTCGATGGTGGCCAGGCCGGTGAACCTGAAGAGATCGCGCTGGGGGACCGCGTCCTCCAGCTCCTCGCAATCGCCTTGATCGGAGCGGTAGGTGTCGCTGTCTATCTCACCTGA
- the zomB gene encoding flagellar motor control protein ZomB: protein MLVAGVQRSENANDGPAEQPARSASRFARLSRATFVGGIVLTVVLFAVGGWQRRWIADDGLIVLRTVRNLLAGNGPVFNMDERVETNTSTAWTYIVWFFSWLTQARLEYVVLGVALTLSLAAMVFAMLGTGRLWGGTKSGLLLPAGALVYIAVPPARDYVTSGLESCLVICWLGLLWWQLVRWSQAERVRLPGLLGLVFLAGLAPLIRPEMAVVGGLALLMIFLAPMPESKLRPIVLRALIIAVAGVLPLGYQIWRMGYYGLPYPNTAVAKDAGGAKWGQGFTYLWDLVGPYYLWVPLLVLLVAGVVAARSRPAAAPAGRHATPDEPQRRSVRRVREWLRSPAAVVTLVLFSGFVLTVYALRVGGDFMHGRMLLAQLFLLLLPVAVVPVRLPQGGLRAATVADWSFAVVLFALLGTAGWALFAANTTAIKTGTKISSSGIVDERVYYVLNTGHDHPILAEDYLDYPRIRPMVNGIADTPNGGLLLNSPSFMFWYIAPPPQPIPAGGAGHTVYFLNLGMTSMNVPLNVRVIDQMGLAYPLAAHTERLVDGRIGHDKNLYSDWVVVDTGMVDRHPWMPWYMDEKWVTQARTAMSCPDTQALLISSREPLTFERFRHNLKNALRFAEYRIDRVPKYEIERCGLVDPFPRPPQPPR, encoded by the coding sequence ATGTTGGTAGCGGGAGTGCAGCGTTCGGAGAACGCGAACGACGGGCCGGCTGAGCAGCCGGCCCGCTCGGCGTCGCGGTTCGCCCGGCTATCCCGAGCCACGTTCGTCGGTGGGATCGTGCTCACCGTCGTCCTTTTCGCCGTCGGCGGCTGGCAGCGTCGCTGGATCGCCGACGACGGACTCATCGTGCTGCGCACGGTGCGCAATCTGCTGGCAGGCAACGGCCCCGTCTTCAACATGGACGAGCGGGTCGAGACCAACACCAGCACCGCGTGGACCTACATCGTCTGGTTCTTCAGCTGGCTCACCCAGGCCAGGCTCGAATATGTCGTGCTCGGTGTGGCTTTGACGCTCTCGCTCGCGGCGATGGTGTTCGCCATGCTCGGCACCGGCCGCCTGTGGGGCGGCACGAAGTCGGGACTGCTGCTGCCCGCGGGCGCGCTCGTCTACATCGCGGTGCCGCCCGCGCGCGACTACGTCACCTCGGGTCTGGAGAGCTGCCTGGTCATCTGCTGGCTCGGCCTGCTGTGGTGGCAACTGGTGCGCTGGAGCCAGGCCGAGCGGGTGCGCCTGCCCGGACTGCTCGGCCTGGTGTTCCTCGCCGGACTCGCGCCGCTGATCCGGCCCGAGATGGCGGTGGTCGGCGGCCTGGCGCTGCTGATGATCTTCCTCGCCCCGATGCCCGAGTCGAAGCTGCGCCCGATCGTGTTGCGCGCCTTGATCATCGCCGTCGCGGGCGTGCTGCCGCTCGGTTACCAGATCTGGCGGATGGGCTACTACGGCCTGCCCTACCCGAACACCGCGGTGGCCAAGGACGCCGGCGGCGCCAAGTGGGGGCAGGGCTTCACCTACCTCTGGGATCTGGTCGGCCCGTACTACCTGTGGGTGCCGCTGCTGGTGCTGCTCGTCGCCGGTGTCGTGGCGGCGCGCTCGCGGCCCGCGGCCGCGCCCGCCGGGCGGCACGCCACCCCCGACGAACCGCAGCGTCGCAGCGTGCGCCGGGTGCGTGAGTGGCTGCGTTCGCCTGCCGCCGTGGTGACCCTGGTGCTGTTCAGCGGATTCGTCCTCACCGTGTACGCGCTGCGCGTCGGCGGTGACTTCATGCACGGCCGAATGCTGTTGGCGCAGTTGTTCTTGCTGCTGCTGCCGGTCGCGGTGGTGCCGGTCCGGCTGCCGCAGGGCGGCCTGCGCGCGGCGACCGTGGCCGACTGGTCCTTCGCCGTGGTGCTGTTTGCGCTGCTCGGCACCGCGGGCTGGGCGCTGTTCGCGGCCAACACAACTGCCATCAAGACCGGTACCAAGATCAGCTCGTCCGGCATCGTGGACGAACGGGTCTACTACGTGCTCAACACCGGGCACGATCACCCGATCCTGGCCGAGGACTATCTCGACTATCCGCGCATCCGGCCGATGGTCAACGGCATCGCCGACACCCCGAACGGTGGGCTGCTGCTGAACTCGCCGTCGTTCATGTTCTGGTACATCGCCCCGCCACCGCAGCCGATCCCCGCGGGCGGCGCCGGGCACACGGTCTACTTCCTGAACCTCGGCATGACCAGCATGAACGTGCCGCTGAACGTGCGCGTCATCGATCAGATGGGGCTGGCGTATCCGCTTGCCGCGCATACCGAACGGCTCGTCGACGGCCGGATCGGGCACGACAAGAACCTGTATTCGGACTGGGTGGTCGTGGACACCGGCATGGTCGACCGGCACCCGTGGATGCCCTGGTACATGGACGAGAAGTGGGTGACCCAGGCGCGCACCGCGATGTCCTGCCCGGACACCCAGGCGCTGCTGATCTCCTCCCGGGAACCGCTCACCTTCGAGCGCTTCCGGCACAACCTGAAGAACGCGCTGCGCTTCGCCGAGTACCGGATCGATCGCGTGCCCAAGTACGAGATCGAGCGCTGCGGTCTGGTCGATCCGTTCCCCAGGCCGCCGCAGCCGCCGCGCTGA
- a CDS encoding alpha/beta hydrolase, whose protein sequence is MNERSKLMRGVFGRLNTRRAGSWLKRSVLVSMAILLPLGVSVAGPAGTASAAFNPDGFDFWVDSEMGPIKSRVFRAADGNTGRVVYALDGMRARPDLSGWEVDTEVVRELTKWNMNVVMPVGGPSSFYADWNGPSNFFGVGSAGSSSTGSASTGSGNSGSGLLSGSAGMGKSNTYKWETFLTQNLRNALRDRLGFNPNNNAVFGLSMGGSAALTLAAYHPDQFRYAGSYSGYLNISAPGMREALRVAMLDAGGFNIDAMAPPWGPQWLRMDPFVFAPRLKANNTRLWISAGSGLPSGADGLSFNTLNAMGLEALALANTRAFQVRMLTLGADNATYDFPAVGVHNWTYWADEVYRMIPDMSANIG, encoded by the coding sequence ATGAACGAGAGGTCGAAACTGATGCGAGGCGTGTTCGGGCGTCTGAATACTCGAAGAGCCGGATCGTGGCTGAAGCGTTCGGTGCTGGTGTCGATGGCGATTCTGCTCCCGCTCGGGGTGTCGGTGGCAGGGCCCGCCGGAACCGCGTCGGCCGCCTTCAATCCGGATGGCTTCGACTTCTGGGTCGACTCCGAGATGGGGCCGATCAAGAGCCGGGTCTTCCGCGCCGCCGACGGCAACACCGGGCGCGTGGTCTACGCGCTCGACGGTATGCGGGCGCGCCCCGACCTGAGCGGGTGGGAAGTCGATACCGAGGTCGTGCGCGAGCTGACCAAATGGAACATGAACGTCGTCATGCCGGTCGGCGGCCCGTCGAGCTTCTACGCCGACTGGAACGGGCCGAGCAACTTCTTCGGCGTCGGCAGCGCGGGTTCCTCCTCCACCGGTTCGGCCAGTACGGGTTCGGGTAACTCCGGCTCCGGCCTGCTCTCCGGTTCCGCGGGGATGGGCAAGTCGAACACCTACAAGTGGGAGACCTTCCTCACCCAGAACCTGCGCAACGCGCTGCGTGACCGGCTCGGTTTCAACCCGAACAACAACGCGGTCTTCGGGTTGTCCATGGGCGGCAGCGCCGCGCTCACCCTGGCGGCCTACCACCCGGACCAGTTCCGTTACGCCGGTTCGTATTCCGGCTACCTGAACATCTCGGCGCCGGGTATGCGCGAGGCGCTGCGGGTGGCCATGCTGGACGCGGGCGGCTTCAACATCGACGCGATGGCGCCGCCGTGGGGCCCGCAGTGGCTGCGGATGGACCCGTTCGTGTTCGCGCCGCGGTTGAAGGCCAACAACACCCGGCTGTGGATCTCCGCGGGCAGCGGCCTGCCCAGCGGTGCCGACGGGCTGAGCTTCAACACCCTCAACGCGATGGGACTCGAGGCGCTCGCGCTCGCCAACACCCGCGCGTTCCAGGTCCGGATGCTCACGCTGGGCGCCGATAACGCCACCTACGACTTCCCGGCCGTCGGCGTGCACAACTGGACCTACTGGGCCGATGAGGTTTACCGGATGATTCCGGACATGTCCGCCAATATCGGATGA